ATACCACGCCGCCGCCCGCCCCATGCTGGTGGAGCGGGAAGCGACCCACAGGGCCATTGCCCTGTCCGAGCTGGTGGACGTGCCCATTCTGATCGTGCACGTGTCCGGTGAGGAAGCGGTGGAGCAAATTCGCTGGGCTCGCAGTAAGGGCATCAGCATCTATGCTGAGACCTGCCCCCAGTATCTGTTCCTCACCGCCGAAGATCTGGGCATTGACGGCTACGAAGGCGCCAAGTGCGTGTGCAGCCCGCCGCCCCGGGACGAGGCCAACCAGCAGGTGATCTGGGACGGCCTGGAAGACGGCCTGTTTACCATCTTCTCCTCCGATCATGCGCCGTTCCGCTACGAGGACCCTCAGGGCAAGAAGCCGAACGGCGAAGAGGTGGACTTCCCCTACATTCCCAACGGTATTCCTGGCCTGGAAACCCGCTTGCCGCTGCTGTTCTCCGAAGGTGTCAACAAGGGCCGCATTACCCTTAACCGCTTTGTCGAGCTGACCGCCACCAACCCGGCCAAGCTCTACGGCCTGTATCCACAAAAGGGCAGCATTGCCGTGGGCGCCGATGCCGACATTGCCATCTGGGACCCCAAGCGTGAGGTGGTCATTCAGAACGAGTTGCTGCACCACGACGTGGATTACACCCCCTACGAGGGCCAGGCGGTGACCGGCTGGCCGGTACTGACCTTGAGCCGGGGCCGGGTGGTGTGGCGCGATGGTGAGGTGCTGGGCCAGGCCGGTGACGGCCGCTTTTTGCCCTGCGGCAAGCCGGACATGGCCAAGCCCAAGGTACGCCGCTGAGCGTCAGGGAACGATTTCGGGCAGGGTGAACCGGGACGGTTCACTCGCCCATCAACTGAGCAGTTCAAGGAGTGAATATGTCATACAAAAGCGGGCGTCATTTTCTGCAGATCCCGGGCCCTTCACCGGTGCCGGAGCGTCTGGTTCGCGCCATGTCACAAGCGGTGATCGATCACCGCGGGCCGGAGTTCGGAGAGCTGGGCCGTGACGTGCTGGCCGGCATCAAGCGCATTTTCCAGACCGACAGCCCGGTGGTGATTTATCCCGCCTCCGGCACCGGTGCCTGGGAAGCGGCTCTGGTCAATACCCTGAGTCCGGGCGACCGAGTGCTGATGTGTGAAACCGGCCAGTTCGCCACCCTCTGGCATGAGCTGGCCACTCGTCTGGGCGTGGAAGTGGAGTTCCTGCCCGGCGACTGGCGCCACGGGGCCGATCCGGTTGCCATTGCCGAGCGCCTGAGCCGGGACACCGAGCATCACATTCAGGCGGTGTGCGTAGTGCACAACGAAACCTCCACCGGCGTGACCAGCCGCATTGCCGATATTCGCCAGGCCATTAACGGCACCGGCCATCCGGCGCTGTTTATGGTCGACACCATCTCCGGTCTGGCCTCGGCCGAATACAAGCACGATGAATGGGGCGTGGATGTGACCGTGTCCGGCTCCCAGAAGGGCCTGATGCTGCCGCCGGGCATCAGCTTCAACGCCCTGAGCGACAAGGCCCTGGCTCGCAGCAAGCAGTCCGCTTTGCCTAAGTCCTACTGGGACTGGGCGTCCATGCTGGCGGGCAACGCCACCGGCTATTTCCCCTACACGCCCGCCACCAACCTGCTCTATGGCCTGAAGGAAGCCATCGCCATGCTGGAAGAGGAAGGCCTGGATAACATCTTTGCCCGTCACCAGCGTCACGCCGAGGCCACTCGCCGGGCGGTGCAGGCCTGGGGTCTGGAAGTGCTGTGCCTCAATCCCGAGGAATACAGCCCGGTGCTGACCACGGTACTGCTGCCGGAAGGCCAGGATGCCGACGCCCTGCGCAAGGTCATTCTGGAGCGCTTCGATATGTCGCTGGGAGCGGGCCTTGGCAA
The Oceanimonas doudoroffii DNA segment above includes these coding regions:
- the hydA gene encoding dihydropyrimidinase, with the translated sequence MSEFDLVIRNGRIATAADVTDCDIGIKDGRIVALGLNLGEGQEEIDASGKLVLPGGVDAHCHLDQPMPDGLRMADDFYTGTRSAACGGTTTVMPFAAQEKGQSLKAAVEDYHRRAEGKAVVDYAFHLIVSDPTEKVLKEELPELIRQGCTSFKIYMTYDDLKLNDGQILDVLALARDEGAMAMIHAENADCIGWLTKRLIDAGHTAPKYHAAARPMLVEREATHRAIALSELVDVPILIVHVSGEEAVEQIRWARSKGISIYAETCPQYLFLTAEDLGIDGYEGAKCVCSPPPRDEANQQVIWDGLEDGLFTIFSSDHAPFRYEDPQGKKPNGEEVDFPYIPNGIPGLETRLPLLFSEGVNKGRITLNRFVELTATNPAKLYGLYPQKGSIAVGADADIAIWDPKREVVIQNELLHHDVDYTPYEGQAVTGWPVLTLSRGRVVWRDGEVLGQAGDGRFLPCGKPDMAKPKVRR
- a CDS encoding pyridoxal-phosphate-dependent aminotransferase family protein, whose protein sequence is MSYKSGRHFLQIPGPSPVPERLVRAMSQAVIDHRGPEFGELGRDVLAGIKRIFQTDSPVVIYPASGTGAWEAALVNTLSPGDRVLMCETGQFATLWHELATRLGVEVEFLPGDWRHGADPVAIAERLSRDTEHHIQAVCVVHNETSTGVTSRIADIRQAINGTGHPALFMVDTISGLASAEYKHDEWGVDVTVSGSQKGLMLPPGISFNALSDKALARSKQSALPKSYWDWASMLAGNATGYFPYTPATNLLYGLKEAIAMLEEEGLDNIFARHQRHAEATRRAVQAWGLEVLCLNPEEYSPVLTTVLLPEGQDADALRKVILERFDMSLGAGLGKLKGRVFRIGHLGDINDLTLLGTLAGVEMGLVAAGVPHSPGGVQAAMRFLADH